The region GGCTACGCCGGCTCTGCCGTCCtgagcatgcacacccacatcacGCACAACATGGAGCATGCGCGCATGCAACGCAGCTGTGCGTGCAaactcgcacacacacacatacacacacacacacacacacacacacacacacacaccccacacgaacgcagcagcatcactccagccgCAAACATGTCCGCGACAAACCGCAAGGGGCTACAGGGCGACAACAAAGGGAGCGAGAGAAGGAGGCAGGTGTCGTGCGACCGAGGAGCGAAAACCGACGGCGACCGCGACATGAACCAGCGGAAGGCGCCTCGCACATATCCACCATAGCCGCCACCTCATCGCCAGCGAGTAGTCGAGGAGCGGCAGCAAGAAGTGCGCATCCGGCGCGGCCATGCTCATCATATGAGCCACACATGCTAGCCCTAGAGCTCTATGAaataattagcaaattattgttcgTAAAATGTGTAATGTTTTTTTGGAGATCTTTTAATGCGTCCGATTGTTGCAAGCATTTTACACTAATTTTAAATTGCCATATGTAGATAACTGTATCAGTCAGTCTGTTTGTTCAGAGCAAATATGATTCAGGTCCAAGACAAACATTTTTGTGGAGTATTTCTCAAAGAATGGTTCTGCTTCAGAAATTAGTACAAGACCTTCACTGCATAGTGAGTAATGAAAAATTATGAGGAAGAAGATGAAAGAACATGCTGAACTTGAGCTCATGTaacagaaaataaactagacaatgaaTATAAAAAGATAATCGGAACCGGCAGTTCTATGGGAAGAAGCAAAACACTGTTCTGTAGTACCAAAATGTTACACCATCGGCTCTTCAAGAAGGAACAGAGGAGAAAACCATGGCGAGCTCACCAAAATCCATCAGACTGTCACaaaaagatgagatgagatgaatTAACCAATCAACAATGTTAGGGCACACTTTTGTTGGATTAAGGGGATAAGATAATGACCCAGATTTCATTAGCAAAATAGTACTCTTTcgtaccaaaatataagacgttttctagGCTAGTTTAGCCTACAAAACATCTTATTTTTTGATACGGATGTTGTACGTACTACCAAAGTCAAAAGGAAATGAATAGAAAATTAAAGCATAGCCCAGATTGCACACAAAGTGCAGACACAACTGACTTTATCAGCTCTGTCCCATGGCAAAGATGTTCCAAATACATCAGCCATATATCCTTATTGTAGTCGTACCGCTGTGATATAGAGTATGGAACCAAAAATAACAGGCTGACAGTCAATGAGAATTACCAGCAGAACCATATTAACTCTGAACATTGATCTGCACCAGTTTGTGCAACAACACATAGTATGCTTTTTAATAAAAAAAACTCTGAAGCCATCAACATTTCGATTCCCGGCGATATCACCAGCACGATCTAATTAAGCCAAGTTACGAGGTTCAACTCAACATGGTGCTGCATCGATAAAAAAATTTGGAGGCAGACCCTAAACCAAGGCTGTACACCTCATAATCCATGCAAGCATATACATACAAAAGGCTAACGTACAGTCTGCTACAGCTCAACTTGTACATGGAAAGAAGACTAGGATCTGCAAAAATAACAACACAAGCATATATGATTCAGACTTTTGCATGCTGCCTCTTCACACAtcatccaaagtaaatcatcaaagCCACCACAACAGTCAACAAAACATCTCTCTAGTACCATGTTATGATTAACTAACCTCAATCTGGCTTTGGCAGCGTAGATCTCAAGCCGGTCAAACTCCGGTTCCTGCTCAGCTTCTTCAAATACCTTCTTGAAACAGACACAAGGGCACACAGGCGCTGACAAGGGGCACACTGGCAGAGAAATGAATGCATCTTCAGTGGAGCCACCTGAAACCGCCAGGGACTGGTTGACTCGTTTCCATGTGAGGCCAAGCCATGGATACTGGCAGGAGGTGAACGGCTCGGCCACCTGTCACTCTCCCATAGGTGTTTGGCTAGCATACTGCACATCTTCAGTTTGTTGCTGCTTCTTCTGTTTAAGTTTGGATTCAGCTTTGTTTTGGCAGGCCTAGGTCTGTCTTAGGTGTTTGGCTAGCATACTGCACATCTTCTGTTTAAGTTTGGATTCAGCTTTGTTTGTTCTGAGCTTCTTCTATAGTGAATTTCTTCTTACATATAGTAAATGCATTTGTTGTACAAGCAGAAGGATACTTTAGCAGGCCTAGGCAAGCAACAAACTAAAGTTTACCATGTATCAAACTAAACTGTGGCTGCTTCTTCACGAAACCGATACTTTGTAGGGAGCAATCCTATGTGTTCTCTATATTTCCCTTTCCCTCAAAAGAGAGAGATAAGCAGCGAAACGGTTTCAGCTTCAAGTGAGTAGCTCTTTGCATCAACTTTAGACATATAATTCCCAGCCTTGACTAGCTCTCCTTTTTCCAGTAACATTCTGACAATAAGATTTAACATATAAGAGTCAGCAGTACAGCCGCTCTTCTCCATTGATAAAAAGAGATCGTCAGCTTCTTCCACTGACCCTTCTTTTATAAGATTTTTCATCATTATGGTGTAGGTAAAGACATTAGCTACCAAACCATTGGCTGATACTGCAGCAAACAAATCCTTGGCTTCTTGGTTTCGGTGAACCCTGTAGAAGGCATCAATCATTATATTGACAATTATAATATTGAATTTCACATCCATTGTGCTTAATTTCTGGAATAGCGTGATTGCTTCGCCGCTACAATTATTTCTACAAAGTCCACCAAGAACTATCGAATATGTATCAATGCACACACTTACTCCAGATTCAACCATCTCATCAAACTTTTCCTTTGCAGCAACAGTTCGTCCAGCCAGAAATAATCCATCCAGTATGACGTTGTAATTAAAAGTTGTAGGTTTAAGTCCCTTGCGCAACATTTCTTTAAACAGAATCAGCCCGTCATCAATCCTTCTGTTTTTGCAATAGCCATTAATAAGAATACCCTACGTAATATTAGAAGGTTCCAAACCATATGACACCATATCATCAAATatttttgatgcatcctccatcttgGAGACTAGGCAGTATCCATCGATCAGTAAACTAAATATGAGAACATCAGGCCTCATACCTATGTGCACTATCAAGTCAAGGATATCCCGTGCTTCTGTTACCCTTCCTTCTGTGCATAGGTTCTGCATTATTGAATGGAAGAAGTTAATATCAGGAGGACGCATACCTTTGTTCCTCATTTCAGTAACCAATTCCTTTGCTTTCACGAAATCCCCATGTGTACAAAAACTCTGGATTAGGGAATGATAAACAACTGCATTCGGTCGTACTCCCATATCAACCATCTGGTTAAATTTGTCCATAGCAATGTCCAAGCTACCCATTTTGCAAAATGCATGTATTACAGTTGAATAGGTGACTACATCTGGACTCACTCCCTGTTTCCGCATTCCTTTAAAGATAAGCATAGCCTCATCCATCATGCCAGATTTAGCATATGCATTAATCAGTATGTTCAAAGTGTGACAGTTAGGCCGAATACCATCTCTAGTCATTGAATTGAAGAGATTAATCATATCAACTAAGCATCCTTCAGTGGCATACCCATGAAGGGGAATAGCATATGAAACGTTGTTAGGTTTCAGGCCCTTCATAGCCATGGTCTCAAAAATTCCTGCAGCTTCTTTGCTTCTTCCATGTTTGCAAAGAAAGGTCATAAACATGTTGTAAGTATGCACATCTGGTGTAACCCTCCGACTTGTCATCTCTTTGAATACCCTAACTGCCTCCTTCCAATGGCCTGAAGAGGAATATCCATGGATGAGGCTATTATATGTGACATTATTAGGTACGACACCATCATCAACCATCTGACGAAGGAAATACTCTGCCTTGTCCATTGCTCTGGCCTTGCACAGCGCATCAATAACCGAGCTATATGTCACCACATCAGGCATAACGCCCTGCTGCGCCATTTCATGAAATAGATTGCATGCCTTGCCTACTTGACCTTCCTTAAAGAAGCCATGGATGACGGTGTTATACGCCACTACGCCGGGGGTGCAGCCCAGCCCAGGCATCCTGTGAAGCAGCACGTCCAGAGCCTCATCTGAGCGCTTTGCATGGCAGAGTCCCTTGAGGAGGGTGCTGAAAACGACTCGGTCTGCCTCCAGGCCCGTCTTGAGGAGACGGCCGAAGAAGGCGATCACCAGATCCAGGCGGCGCGCACGGCAGCAGCAGTCCATGAGGACGCCATAGGTGAAGACATTTGGCTGCGCCACCCGTCGTCCGGCGCCTCGGGACAAACGGCCGAAGAGGGCGACGGCTAGGGCGGGGCCGTCGCTGCAGGATGCGGACGTGGGCGCGCGGGCGAGGGTAGCTAGAAAGTTATTCAAGGAGCGCTCCTGGACAGGATTGCCATGCCGCAGCAATTCGTCGAACAGGTGGTGTGCGTCCTCCGTAGTGAGCGTGCCAAATACCGCCCGCTCCGTGCCGGTGGCGAAGGCGGCGTGGGGATCCCAGATGCGTGAGGGATGAGAGGTGGAGGAGGAGTGGCGTCCGCCGAGTCGGAGGCGGAGGCGGGGTGGCGACATTGGCGTGCTGGAGGAGAAGCGAGGCATGGCCTTGGTGTGTACTGAGCAAGACGAGTGGAGTGGGAGACGACGGGGCTAGTGCTTTTCCAAGTTGTACAAATGTGCTAGGTGGCAACATTCAGTTATCgtaccctccgttcctaaatataaggtgtattagtttttcaaaaagtcaactgttgtctatgtttgaccaacttcacaacaaaatatataaagatttataatactaaatatataaaatgtaaaaatatagttcatgatgaatctagtgataatgatttggtattctagatattgatatttttgtctataaacttggtcaaacttagataagtttgattttttggaaaaataatacaccttatattgaggaacggagggagtagcatttttTGCAGGTAAATTTAAGTTATGGTCTCATATGGATATATTCATATCACATAATTTTTCACAATATAACTTTATTCAGACCAAAAATATAAATTCAGTTGCAAGCCGTAGAAATGTACTGCAAAGccataaaaatatatttttaagtAGTCTCACACAAAGAAGATTTTTTAAGATTTAGTTCTTTGAGCATCTAGGTAGTGAATTTTGCGCCGTGAAACCCTTCCCATGTTGTCCCAAATCTAAAGGTTGAAAGTCTACTATTAAAGATGACGTATCATACGAAAATCCTATAAAATTCCTCCAAACCATAGGTGGCCTAAAAGTGAGATCTTTTGAAATTTGACAGCTACTACATTTGAGGAGGGAGTGAAGATTTTCTGCTCCTGGGCTATATGGAGTCCTAAATTttgcaaaataaaaagcaaacctTTTAAGTTCTAAAAATTACAAAAAATACACATATACAGAGGGATGTATAGTTCATTTATGTCAATTTTCATAATGAAATGTGTTTTATGTGAGATACAACCAAAAATCATGGACTTCTATAGTGAATTTGAGCCTGTAATGTGCTAGAAATTGATGATATTTTTATAGCACATATcgacatactccctccttccatctataaagggcctaatgcatttttcaaaaccgcatttgactattgataagattaatagtacaGTAGatatataatgtgaaaattatattattagaagctcctttcacatacgaatttgacgatATACTTTatgtaacttgcatgtcatatattattgttctaatatttggtcaaagttagccttgaaaaatgcattaggccctatatagatcaaaggagggagtatattttgTCATGAAACTTTTATTAACATGCAGTATGCATCCTATCCCGAAAAAAAGAATACATCCCTATGTACATGTGTAATTTTTTAAAAACCTTTTCGGTACAAATTTGTTTTTATACTTTTTCAAAGTCATGATTTTTCTACACGTGCTAGAAATTCAGGATGAAAATGTGTGTACGTCCCTATGAACCTTTTTTGAATCATACATGCGCTAGAATTCTATGATTTTTTACGTAGCTCACACCAAAACTATTTAATTGTATAACTTACCAAAATGTAAAACATTAAGTTACATAGGGAGTGATATATATCCCTGTGCACAATTTTTAAAATAAATATtcaacacacacgcgcgcgcgcacacacgcgcgcgcgcaggaTAACACTATTCTAATCATGGGATTAGAGTAACTATTTGGATCACATCGCCCTATATAGGCCCACCTGGGATCCTCCTGAACTCCCGAGAAACCCATCCGACCGGTACAAAGAAAGAAAAAGCTCACCCCACCCCACCCGTTTCCCCCGACCCCCTTCCGTAACCACCCCGATCCCACCTGCCCTCTCCTCCACACTGCATCGCGCCgccgcctgatacgtccattttgcatcatgttttcctactgttatttatgttgttttattgtataataatgctttttggagtaattccagtgtcctttctctcataatatgcaaggtatgcacaaagggggagaattctggcagctggaaatctggacctaaaaaagctacgtcaagctacctattctgcacaactccaaatgagctgaaacttcccgaggatttttatggaatatttaagaattattggagcaaataagtaccagagggggccaccaggtgggcacaactcacctgggcacgccaggaggcccaggcgcgccctggtgggtgcttccctcctcggcccacctccggtgcccatcttctgatatataagtcatttttacctagaaaaaataatgaggggacattcgggacgaagcgtcgccgcctcgaggcagaacttgggcaggagcacttttgccctccaacgGAGAGAttctgccaggggaacttccctcccggagggagaaatcatcgtcatcatcatcaccaacaactctcccatcttcaggagggctatattcatcaacatcttcaacaacaccaaatcctctcaaaccctaattcatctcttgtgttcaatctttgtatcaaaactatagattggtgcttgtgggtgactagtagtgttgattacatcttgtagttgattactatatggtttatttggtggaagattatatgttcagatccattatgctatttaatacccctctgatcttgagcatgattatcatttgtgagtagttacttttgttcttgaggtcacgggagaaatcatgttgcaagtaatcatgtgaacttgatatgtgttcgatatttgatgatatgtatgtcgccattctcttagtggtgtcatgtgaacatcgactacatgacacatcagcatatttgggcctaagggaatgcattatggagtagttattagatggtgggttgcgagagtgataaaagcttaaaccccagtttatgcgctattccataagggaccgattggatccaaaagtttaatgctatggttagaatttattcttaatacgtttctcgtagttgcggatgcttgcgggagggttaatcataagtaagaggcttgttcaagtaagaacaacacctaagccggtccacccacatatcaaattatcaaagtaccgaacacgaattaagccaacatgatgaaagtgactagatgaaattcccgtgtaccctcaagaacactttgcttatcataggagaccattttggccttcctttgcctcaaaagaattgggctaccttgctgcacttttgttactactatcgttacttgctcattacaaactatcttgctatcaaactactccgctacttataaTTTTAGCcctgcagacattaccttgttgaaaaacacttgtcatttccttctgctcctcgttgggttcaacactcttacttatcgaaaaggctacaattgaccccatatacttgtgggtcatcaagtccattttctggcaccgttgctggggagtgaagttctcttggtaagtggaaattggtaaggaaatgtTCTTACTACGCGGTGAAATTTATTGTCacatgctactatggaaaacaatcctttgaggggtttgttcggggtatcttcaccttgaccggaaccacaattagttgcccctcaacctactgcacctactgaaaatattgaatatgaaattcctttgggtatgttagaacaactgctagctaatccttatgcaggagatggaatcgaacatcctgatatgcacttgatatatgtggatgaaatttgtggatcgtttaagcttgcaggtttgcccggaggtgaagctaagaagaaggttttccctttatctttgaagggaaaagcattgacatggtataggctatgtgatgatattggatcttggaactggaatcgtttgaaattggaatttcatcaaaaaaaattatcctatgcatctagttcatcgtcatcggaattatatatataatttttgtccccgtgaaggagaaagtatcgttctagcttgggggaggcttaagtcaatgttatattcatgccccaatcatgagctctcaag is a window of Triticum dicoccoides isolate Atlit2015 ecotype Zavitan chromosome 2B, WEW_v2.0, whole genome shotgun sequence DNA encoding:
- the LOC119362445 gene encoding protein Rf1, mitochondrial-like; translated protein: MPRFSSSTPMSPPRLRLRLGGRHSSSTSHPSRIWDPHAAFATGTERAVFGTLTTEDAHHLFDELLRHGNPVQERSLNNFLATLARAPTSASCSDGPALAVALFGRLSRGAGRRVAQPNVFTYGVLMDCCCRARRLDLVIAFFGRLLKTGLEADRVVFSTLLKGLCHAKRSDEALDVLLHRMPGLGCTPGVVAYNTVIHGFFKEGQVGKACNLFHEMAQQGVMPDVVTYSSVIDALCKARAMDKAEYFLRQMVDDGVVPNNVTYNSLIHGYSSSGHWKEAVRVFKEMTSRRVTPDVHTYNMFMTFLCKHGRSKEAAGIFETMAMKGLKPNNVSYAIPLHGYATEGCLVDMINLFNSMTRDGIRPNCHTLNILINAYAKSGMMDEAMLIFKGMRKQGVSPDVVTYSTVIHAFCKMGSLDIAMDKFNQMVDMGVRPNAVVYHSLIQSFCTHGDFVKAKELVTEMRNKGMRPPDINFFHSIMQNLCTEGRVTEARDILDLIVHIGMRPDVLIFSLLIDGYCLVSKMEDASKIFDDMVSYGLEPSNIT